The sequence AGGACCTTTGGCAGTGACTTCAATGTAATCCATGTTGATCTGCATGGCATAGTATTGCAACAAACCTGTAGCTAAGTTGATACCTGCATGTACATCCGGCAGTTGCGTAGGTGCCTGGAAGTTATACAGCTTCTGCAGTACAAAGGAATATAATGATTTGAGACGATTGTGTTGATAGTCGTCAGCGTTCTTCGTAGTCACATAAATATCGTGGTCATCCCGACGGTTGCGCATCAGTTCATAAAACAGGGTGGTACCGTAGAAAATAATTGGCTGAAAAGGCATGTTCATGGCCCATGCCAGCTCCCTTTCGTTCGTCATGGCAGGCGAAAGACAGGCATACATCAGGTCCAGAAGGGCCTCGTATTTGTCAATATCTGTCAATGGAATTCCCTCCTGCGACAGGTTGTATGTTTCGTAAGTGGCCAGCACCTGCTCATACAAAGTTTTCTTTGCCGTTTGCTCGTTCCTGATCCTGTCACGGAGGCGATTGATAAACGGCTGGAATGATATAGCGGCATCCAGATCCATGCTGGATACCTCAATCCCCGATAAGTCCTGTATTATTTTTTCCATTGGTAGTTGAAGATAGCGAAAACCTGTATACGTATAGCAAATTTAACACCAACCATTCAATTCTTCTTATCTTGCAAGTATGAAATCACCTATCCTTCTTTTCCTGCTCGTTAGCATTTCATGGCAAGGATTCGCTCAATCCAAACAGGGGTATTTTCCTCCCAGGGGCGAATGGCAACAAAAGGTGCCCAAAACCATGGGCCTTGACCCTGTCAAACTCGATTCAGCTATTGCCTATGCAATACAGAATGAATCCAAAGCACCCAGAGATATGGAGCTGGCACAGGCTATTTCCTTTGGCAAAGAACCTTTCAGTGCAGGTGTCGGACCTTTTGCAGAAAGAGGTGCGCCCACAGGTATCATCGTATACAAAGGATATATCGTAAAGACCTGGGGAGATCCTGACAGGGTGGATATGACACATAGCGTAACCAAGAGTTTTCTGAATGCCGTCATAGGCGTAGCTGTAGATAAAGGGCTCATCCGTAGTGTGAATGATACCGTGGCCAGATACGTACCTCCTATCGAAGTATATGGATCAGGGGAATTAATTTACCCTTTCGCAACAGAACATAACCGCTCCCTTACCTGGGATGTAATGCTGCGCCAGACGAGTGACTGGGAAGGTACCCTCTGGGGAAAACCAGATTGGGCAGACAGGCCTGAGGGTAACTATACCGAATGGATGAAAAGACCGAGACATACACCCGGTAGCGTGTGGAAATACAATGATGTTCGGGTGAATGCACTGGCGCTGGCTACTACCAGCGTATGGCGGCAACCATTACCGCAGGTGTTGAAAACGCAGATCATGGATCCTATTGGTGCTTCGAATACATGGAGATGGTTTGGCTATCGTAATTCCTGGATCGTGCTGGATGGCGCCCCTGTTCAGTCAGTAAGCGGCGGTGGTCACTGGGGTGGCGGCATGTTTATCAATGCATATGATATGGCAAGATTTGGATTGCTCACTTTGCACAGGGGTAACTGGAACGGCCAACAGTTATTGTCGGAGCAATGGGTGAAACAGGCATTGACACCCACGACTGCGAATACAGGTTATGGCTATATGAACTGGTTCCTGAATACAGACAAGAAGATGCTGCCCAGTGCACCGGCCAGTGCTTTTGTACATGTGGGAAATGGCAGCAACCTGATATATGTAGATCCGGAGCACGACTTAGTGGTCGTGATGAGATGGATAGAGTACAAAGCAATGGATGAAATGATAAAAAGAGTTTTATCTGCCCTTTAATATAGGTTGTAATACTTCGAGCCGGCCATCGACCGGTTCTGTGATTTGCAGACCCAATATTTCAGCTACCAGCGGATACACGTGTATATTGGCAAATGTACCAATCCGCTGGTGCGCTTTAAATGCAGGGCCCCACGCCATGAATACGGCATTCATATCCGTGAGATTATTATCAAATCCATGATGACCGGTATGTTGTTCGCCCCGTTTAGGCTGCGCGAAAATATAATACGCATCAGGTACTATTATGATATCACCGATACGGTTGTATTTATCTTCTGTTCCATAATGCCATCTTGCAGGCATTTCATTTTTCCTATAAGCCCTGAAGTGGTCTTCGTGAGATTTATAATATGCATACGCTTCGTTTACCTTTGCTGTATCATCACTGTAAAACATTGCTTTCTCACCACCCCACGACATTTTTAATCCCATATCTTTCAGTTGTATAAGGTGCATTGTATCTACAGCACTCATACCATGATCTGATACTACGATGTAGTTCACAGGCAGGTTCAATGCACTCACTGCTTTCACCATTTTACCGATGCTTTCATCGACAAACTGTACCTGTTGTTTTACCTGTTCTGACTCAGGACCATAGCTGTGCCCGGCATGATCTACCTCAGGGAAGTAAAAGGTGATCAGGTGAGGTCGTTGTGCTGCCGGCAGTTTCAGCCAGTTTACGACAGACTGAATACGGTTGTCGATACCTGTCTTTTCCTGGTAGCGGTATGAGTAGGTAGGGCGTGTATTTTGAATAGGACTTTCCGAACCTACCCAGAAATAACTGGCGCTGACCATATGTTGCTTTTCAGCCATTACCCAGAGCGGAGTTCCGCCGTACCAGGTACCATCTTCCACCGCGTCGCGGTTCTTCATTTCATAGGATTGTTTGCGATTCCTGTCATAGAAGGAATTGTCTACCAGCCCATGATGGGCAGGATACAAACCGGTGATCAGTGTATAGTGGTTAGGAAAGGTCAAACTTGGATAAGAAGGCTGCATGGCAGTGGCTTTCACGCCTTCGCCGGACAGTTC is a genomic window of Chitinophaga sp. LS1 containing:
- a CDS encoding serine hydrolase — translated: MKSPILLFLLVSISWQGFAQSKQGYFPPRGEWQQKVPKTMGLDPVKLDSAIAYAIQNESKAPRDMELAQAISFGKEPFSAGVGPFAERGAPTGIIVYKGYIVKTWGDPDRVDMTHSVTKSFLNAVIGVAVDKGLIRSVNDTVARYVPPIEVYGSGELIYPFATEHNRSLTWDVMLRQTSDWEGTLWGKPDWADRPEGNYTEWMKRPRHTPGSVWKYNDVRVNALALATTSVWRQPLPQVLKTQIMDPIGASNTWRWFGYRNSWIVLDGAPVQSVSGGGHWGGGMFINAYDMARFGLLTLHRGNWNGQQLLSEQWVKQALTPTTANTGYGYMNWFLNTDKKMLPSAPASAFVHVGNGSNLIYVDPEHDLVVVMRWIEYKAMDEMIKRVLSAL
- a CDS encoding ectonucleotide pyrophosphatase/phosphodiesterase, encoding MKHICLAMLITLSAHFAFAQDTSQHIVQGRTNSKEQEAKPYVIMISIDGFRYDYAEKYQAKNLLELSGEGVKATAMQPSYPSLTFPNHYTLITGLYPAHHGLVDNSFYDRNRKQSYEMKNRDAVEDGTWYGGTPLWVMAEKQHMVSASYFWVGSESPIQNTRPTYSYRYQEKTGIDNRIQSVVNWLKLPAAQRPHLITFYFPEVDHAGHSYGPESEQVKQQVQFVDESIGKMVKAVSALNLPVNYIVVSDHGMSAVDTMHLIQLKDMGLKMSWGGEKAMFYSDDTAKVNEAYAYYKSHEDHFRAYRKNEMPARWHYGTEDKYNRIGDIIIVPDAYYIFAQPKRGEQHTGHHGFDNNLTDMNAVFMAWGPAFKAHQRIGTFANIHVYPLVAEILGLQITEPVDGRLEVLQPILKGR